The proteins below come from a single Prosthecobacter fusiformis genomic window:
- the ptsP gene encoding phosphoenolpyruvate--protein phosphotransferase yields the protein MIQETLTQEKTWQGTAVSSGVAHAVVHVLKEDFDEPDADPISADEVENELARWHTAMDATHREIEELKEMVSTEERSAEADIFDTHLLILEDVSIRKYVEKTVREKLICVDAVYYRLMCKHMDALRGLADSYLRERFLDIKDITHRVMRHLRGELLQHPMFEDPVIIVAHDLTPSDTVQLDRSKVLGFAIETGSGNSHAAIIARSLGLPAVVRLHGITEELHSGDPILLDGNEGALILNPTPATLSKYRSREQLAEKREDALHETRHEPSITTDGVVIQVCANAEFVEEMGDIRDSGAANVGLFRTEFLYLEDPEGTEDWLAENYTRAVRIMTPGQVIFRTLDIGGDKVDDQLASEAEPNPFLGWRGIRVSLGMREMFKRQLRALLRAAAHGPIGIMFPMVSDVGEVRAAKELLAECASELSAEGYPAPMQVDIGAMIEIPSAALTADLIAAEVDFFSLGTNDLVQYTLAVDRLNERVADLYSPTHPAVLRLIALTVEAARRAGIRVCICGEMAADVEVLPLLIGLGLDELSVSTGQIARVKHAIRKLNASECRSIIDACRHLGCPKQILGMSRTMAQELYPDLFE from the coding sequence ATGATTCAGGAGACTCTCACTCAGGAGAAAACTTGGCAGGGAACCGCAGTTTCCTCCGGGGTCGCGCATGCCGTCGTGCATGTGCTCAAGGAAGATTTTGATGAGCCTGATGCCGATCCCATCTCCGCAGACGAGGTGGAAAACGAGCTCGCCCGCTGGCACACCGCCATGGATGCCACCCATCGCGAGATCGAAGAGCTCAAGGAAATGGTCTCCACCGAAGAACGCAGCGCCGAGGCCGATATCTTCGATACCCACCTCCTCATCCTGGAGGACGTCTCCATCCGCAAATACGTGGAAAAGACCGTCCGGGAAAAGCTCATCTGCGTGGATGCCGTCTATTACCGGCTCATGTGCAAGCACATGGACGCCCTGCGCGGCCTGGCCGATTCCTACCTGCGCGAGCGCTTCCTGGACATCAAGGACATCACCCATCGCGTCATGCGCCACCTTCGCGGGGAGCTATTGCAGCACCCCATGTTTGAGGACCCGGTCATCATCGTCGCCCATGACCTCACCCCTTCGGATACCGTCCAGCTAGACCGCAGCAAAGTCCTCGGTTTCGCCATCGAGACCGGCAGCGGCAATTCCCACGCCGCCATCATCGCCCGCTCCCTCGGCCTCCCCGCCGTCGTGCGTCTTCACGGCATCACGGAGGAGCTGCATTCCGGCGACCCCATCCTCCTGGATGGCAATGAGGGTGCCCTCATCCTCAACCCAACCCCCGCCACCCTTTCCAAATACCGCTCGCGGGAGCAGTTGGCGGAAAAACGCGAAGACGCCCTCCACGAGACCCGGCACGAGCCCTCCATCACCACCGATGGCGTCGTCATCCAGGTCTGTGCCAATGCCGAATTTGTCGAAGAAATGGGCGATATCCGCGATAGCGGTGCCGCCAATGTCGGCCTCTTCCGCACCGAATTCCTTTACCTCGAAGACCCTGAAGGCACGGAGGACTGGCTCGCAGAAAATTACACCCGCGCCGTCCGCATCATGACCCCCGGCCAGGTCATCTTCCGCACCCTCGATATCGGCGGTGACAAAGTGGATGACCAGCTCGCCTCAGAGGCCGAGCCAAATCCCTTCCTCGGCTGGCGCGGCATCCGCGTCTCCCTGGGCATGCGGGAAATGTTCAAGCGCCAGCTCCGCGCCCTCCTGCGTGCCGCCGCCCATGGCCCCATCGGCATCATGTTCCCCATGGTCAGCGATGTCGGGGAAGTCCGCGCCGCCAAAGAACTCCTCGCCGAATGCGCCTCGGAGCTCAGCGCCGAAGGCTACCCCGCCCCCATGCAGGTGGATATCGGCGCCATGATCGAAATTCCCAGCGCCGCCCTCACTGCGGACCTCATCGCTGCGGAGGTGGATTTCTTCAGCCTTGGCACCAATGACCTCGTCCAGTACACCCTCGCCGTGGACCGGTTGAATGAGCGCGTGGCGGATCTCTACAGCCCCACCCACCCCGCCGTCCTCCGCCTCATCGCGCTCACGGTCGAGGCCGCCCGCCGCGCCGGCATCCGCGTCTGCATTTGTGGTGAAATGGCCGCCGATGTCGAAGTCCTCCCCCTCCTCATCGGCCTCGGCCTGGATGAGCTCAGCGTCTCCACCGGCCAGATCGCCCGCGTCAAGCACGCCATCCGCAAGCTCAACGCCTCCGAATGCCGCTCCATCATCGATGCCTGCCGCCACCTCGGCTGCCCCAAACAAATCCTCGGCATGAGCCGCACCATGGCCCAGGAACTGTATCCGGATTTGTTTGAGTAA
- a CDS encoding Mrp/NBP35 family ATP-binding protein yields MPTDPDIRQALSQVRYPGFSRDIISFGLVKDITIDGGKVTVEISVATRDPNIPRLIHEQAMDVLQKLPGVTEAKLNFDIKEPPNPVAGSADRLPKSSIPGVKRVIAVGSGKGGVGKSTVASNLAIALAKTGARVGLCDCDLYGPSIAHMFGTDERPYQNEEQQIIPIEKYGLQLMSMGFLLEDDAPVIVRGPIATKYTQQFLRQCAWDNLDYLILDLPPGTGDIQLTIVQTVALDGAIIVTTPQEVALIDARKAISMFQKVNVPILGIVENMSYFLCPDNGLTYHIFGKGGGEHEAKRLSVPLLGQIPIEMATREAGDEGHPIALEDVTSSAASMAFLSIANQVRSAVPA; encoded by the coding sequence ATGCCCACCGACCCCGACATCCGCCAGGCCCTTTCCCAGGTACGTTATCCCGGCTTCAGCCGCGACATCATCTCCTTCGGCCTCGTCAAAGACATCACCATCGATGGGGGCAAAGTCACCGTTGAGATCTCCGTCGCCACCCGCGACCCCAACATCCCCCGCCTCATTCATGAGCAGGCCATGGATGTCCTCCAAAAGCTCCCCGGCGTCACCGAAGCCAAGCTGAATTTCGACATCAAAGAACCCCCGAACCCCGTCGCAGGCTCCGCCGACCGCCTCCCGAAATCCTCCATCCCCGGCGTCAAGCGCGTCATCGCCGTCGGCTCCGGTAAAGGCGGCGTCGGAAAAAGCACCGTCGCCTCCAATCTCGCCATCGCCCTCGCCAAAACCGGCGCCCGTGTCGGCCTCTGCGATTGCGACCTTTACGGCCCCAGCATCGCCCACATGTTCGGCACCGATGAGCGCCCCTATCAGAACGAGGAGCAGCAGATCATCCCCATCGAAAAATACGGCCTCCAGCTCATGAGCATGGGTTTCCTATTGGAGGATGACGCCCCCGTCATCGTCCGTGGCCCCATCGCCACCAAATACACCCAGCAGTTCCTCCGCCAGTGCGCCTGGGATAACCTGGACTACCTCATTCTCGATCTCCCCCCCGGCACCGGAGACATCCAGCTCACCATCGTACAGACCGTCGCCCTGGATGGAGCCATCATCGTCACCACCCCCCAGGAAGTCGCCTTGATCGATGCCCGCAAAGCCATCTCCATGTTCCAAAAGGTCAACGTGCCCATCCTCGGCATCGTCGAAAACATGAGCTACTTCCTCTGCCCAGACAACGGCCTCACCTATCACATTTTTGGCAAAGGCGGCGGCGAGCACGAAGCCAAGCGCCTCAGCGTCCCCCTGCTCGGCCAGATCCCCATCGAAATGGCCACCCGCGAAGCCGGCGACGAAGGCCACCCCATCGCCCTGGAGGACGTCACCTCCTCCGCCGCCTCCATGGCCTTCCTCTCCATCGCCAACCAAGTCCGCAGCGCCGTCCCCGCTTGA